The sequence cttactgttggttacgcccctgagcaaaatggcgtctctgaacgcaaaaatagaactgtaatggaaatggccaaaacaatgatacatgaaaaaggccttccaaacagtttctgggctgaagctgtatacacggctgtatatatattaaatcgatGTCCAACTAAAGCCGTAGAAAACAAGACTCCAAttgaggcatggagtggaaggaaaccaTCAGCAAAACACTTACGAGTTTTTGGATCTATCTGCTACATCCATATTcctaaggagaaacgtcacaagctccatgaaaaatcagaaaaaggaATATTTTTGGGCTATAGCACACAGTCAAAAGGCTATCGAGTCTATAACCTGAAGACCAATAACATCGTGATtagccgagacgtggagtttgacgaagacgcttcttggaactgggagGAAGACAAAGTTGAAAAACAAACATATCTGCCGCGGATATCTATAGAAACTCCAGCTCAACATCCACTACAAACAGAGCATTCCGGTCATGAAAGCACAGGAGAAACGAGCCCTGCTACGCCAAGTTCTCCTTCGGCAACATTACCTTCAGCGCAAGAAGATTCAAGTCCAGAGTCAACACCGGGAAGAGTTAAAAAGTTAGCAGAGGTGTACGAGACTTGCAACttcacaactatagaacctgaaagctatgaagttgcatcgaaagatgaaaagtgggtggctgctatgaatgaagaaataagaatgattgagaaaaacaacacatgggagttagttgatcctccagaaaataaagaaataattggagtgaagtgggtttacaaaacaaagctcaaccctgatggttctatacaaaaacacaaagcgaggctagtagctaaaggctattcGCAACAACCAGGAGTCGACTACACCGAAACTTTCGCACCCGTAGCACGACTAGAtactataagagcacttgtggcattagcagctcaacgaagatggaagattcaccaactagatgtgaaaTCAGCCTTTCTCAATGGGTTTCTAGAAGAAGAAATATACGTCGAGCAACCACAAGGGTTTATTAAGAAAGGAAAAGAAGATCAAGTCCTAAAGCTGaagaaagccttatatggacttaaacaagcaccacgtgcttggtaCAGTCGCATTGAtagctacttcacaagttcagggttcaggaggagtcaaagtgagcccacactctacatcaaaacccaaggtaactctaacactctcattatttccttgtatgtagatgatcttatatatacgggaaacaatgagagaatgatacaagaatttaaagaagacatgatgaaaacgttcgagatgagtgaccttggtttgatgcgttattttcttggcatcgaaattagtcaagaaaatgaaggcatcttcatttgtcaaaagaaatacacagaaaacctcctgaaaaagtttaaactatacggttgtaaaaccgtagccacgccactagttgccaatgagaagatgagacaagaagatggatctgagaaagcagacgcttcaagattcagaagtctcattggaagtCTACTTTATCTAACAGCAACAAGACCTGACATAATGTACGCAACGAGTCTGCTATCCAGGTACATgaaaaaccctactcaaatacattacggagcttctaaaagaatactacgatacttgcaaggtaccatggactacggaatatggtacaagcccactatagactcgaagcttcagggatacactgatagtgattgggccggatcggtggatgacatgagaagtacttccggatacgcattcacacttggatctggtgtattctcatggacatcaaagaaacaagaaacggtggcacaatcgtcagccgaagccgagtacgtcgcagccgctaactcagctaatcaagctaaaTGGCTAAGAAGAATACTTGAAGACATGGGCGAAAAACAAGATGAAGCTACTCAAATATTAtgcgacaacaagtctgcaattgCAATGACAAAGAATCCTGTGTTTCATGGAAGAACAAAACACATTGATATCAAATATCACTTCTTACGAGAAGTCACCGCTAAGAAAGAgattgaattaaaatactgcaagactGAAGAGCAAATTGCAGACATATTCACCAAAGCACTCCCAAGATCAAAGTTCGAGTTCCTACGTAACATGCTCTTAGTAACATCGAaaaacattaaggaggagtgttaaaataTCATAATGTTTTTTCTAGATTATTCTAGAATTAATAAGCAATTAGTAGATATTTAGTAAGTAATAGATATTTAGTAAGTAAATACTAGAAATTACTAGATATTGCTAGTGTGGCTAGAAGATTCAAAAGTTACTATTGTCCACCGTCATTTGATGGCTATAAATAGCCACATTGTAATCCAAAATTAGATGTACTCAACACACAACACACAAACAATCTCAATAATACACATTCAACTTCCTAAAAGAAATCTTCTTATATATTCACTAATTCACACTAATCACCCCTCATCAATTAAAGAATAAtcactaattaaattaaattaatctaAAACTATAACAAATCTAACAGTTCCAAATAGTTCAAGTTTGCATTTGTACAAGAAAATTAATTTCAACTAACCAAACTCAAGAAAAGTCAAATCTATAATAATAGTACAAAATACTttgcaaaaaaataaaaacaaaaaacaaaatcaAAGATACAATATTGAAGGATACAATGTCACTGTAAACTGAAAGGATTCTTTTACAAAGTGTATACAAcatgtataaaaaaaataaaaatattaaaaaaaataatattaagaaAGGGAGCCTCATCGTCCTCACTATGCAAAACACCCGAACATTCTTCAAAAACTGCTGCTAGGGCTTTTAGGAGAGGGCTGGACTTGTGTTagatcatcttttttttttttttttttgcttttatatttttctgtatatattcatatatatatttttataaagaataataaatactccgtaattaaaagTAAAGAAATACattttctaaatttagaaagttgaGATGCATCTTCTATGTGTAGGAACCTTTtgttttttctgatttaattctttTTTCCATTCTTTTCCAATATCTTTTGATATTTTCAGTGCATCAGCAGAAGCACCAGCCAACCCTCTTCTTGTGAATCCTGCTGCATATAAACCTCCTTTTCCCTTCCAACCATTTGGGAATGGTGTTTTTGGGAACCCATTTTCAGCAAAGAATTCTTTTTCCTGTAATAAAAAAGTAAAACTTTAATTAGTCAAATGATCCATAGCTGCAAATAATCAAAGGGTTAGTAAAAAGTTTGGATTTTGATGCTTACATGAAGCCAAAATGGGACATTGCTGTAGTACCCTGTTGCTAGAATGACAGAGTCAACGTTGAGGATATCACCGTTGACTAATTCGACTGTTTTGCCATTGAACTTTTTGATCCCGGGAACAACAGTGATTTCGCCTGATCGAATCTTTTCGAGTGCTCCAATATCAAGAACTGGTGTTTTACCATGATAATTTTTAAGTGTTAATGGACCTAAAGCTGGTCTTTTGATACCATAGTTTTGGATGTTACCAATTATGAACCATGCAAAGATTAGTAAAAGTCTATCAACTATCCATAAAGGTAGCCATGCCATAAGCGTCATGGCTAGATCGAACGTGGATCTACCAAACATTTCTCTCGGTAAAACATGAACCGAGCTTCGAATAACCATTGATGGCTTTGCATTGTGGTTAGAGAGATCAAGAGAAACTTCCATGCCCGAATTACCACAACCAACGACCAAAACATTCTTTCCTGCGTATTTTGCTCCGGATTTGTAATCCTTGGCATGGATAACTTCACCGGGGAAGTCTTCTAGGCCCTCAATTTCGGGCATCACTCCTTCGGCGTTTTCTCCTGTGGCTACCACGAGCATCTGGCAGATATACTCCGTCTCAGATCGGACTGACCCGATTGTTGAGACGGTTTTTACCCGCCAGAGTTTGCATGCCACGTCATATTTAGCTGATTGGACACACTCGTTGAATTGTGGCTTGATGTCAAACCTTTGGGCGTAGTCCTCGAGATAAGCAATGAATTGTTTCTTAGTTGGGTACTCAGGGTATTCTTCGGGGAAGGGTACTTTGGGAAGTTGGCAGAATTTTTTGGGGAGGTGGAGTTTTAGACGATCATAGGTACGTTTTTGCCAAAGTGAAGCAATGCAGTCAGATCTTTCGATGACTACAAAGGGAATCCCTTGGTCCTTAAGGCAGGCCGATATGGCTAGCCCGGAAGGGCCCGCTCCTACTATAACGGGCCCATTGACCCACACACATCGAGGGCCGTAGAAGTTGTTTTTCTCGGAAAATTTAAACATTGTTGCTAATTTTGATGAAACACAAGCAAATGAAGGTGttgaaagtattaaaagtattggaTTAGGTACAAATTTGAAAGTGTTGTTGTTGGACTATTGATGAAAAATATATAGGTTTCTGTAGGTTGTTTGTATGTTTTTAGTAGTGGAGATTAAAGCTTCTTGGTTAAATGTGTTTTGAATGAAATGGGATAGGGGACGGAGAGGGGTATATATAGGATGGGTTGGGGTGCGGTTGGGACTTGGATGAATTGTGGGGGTAGGGGGAGGTGGGGTGGGGTGGAGTGGGGTGCCATGTGATATGGCTGGTGGGGACAATATAATAATTTTAGAAGGGTCACTCTAAATCATAAGCAAGCAATTATTTAACTATAGAATAACAATTAACAATAGATCATAATATAAGCAATTATAACGTTGACTTATTAAATGTAAGGAATATACATTTATAGGTGGTTTAATTACTCTTTATTATCAATTCACAAAAACTATATCAGCATAATATTATGATATTTCCAaacaattatcattatttattcgTAGTATCATGACATTTGACTATTTGAGATTCCATGAATTAACAGATTATTATTTCTTTAAAGTTCGCATCTATTTAATTTAAAAGAatccaaattatatatcttttgaaAGTATTATATTACATCTTGTATTTATAACCCAATAAGGTCTTAAACCTGAAGCCAGAACATGTTATATTCTACTATATGACATGGTCAGACCCAACATGGAATATACCGACTTGAATCGCAAAATAAGAATATGTCCGCATTTGCACATGATTTATCGAGTAAAAAAGTTGGCTTGTGGTCACCAACGGGGAGTCTAAATGCATAAAAGTCTGTTTTAGAATTCGAATATGTTGATTCAACCTTGATTATATAACGTTTTAAAATTCAAATAATGAAATTTTGAAGGGTTAAAGAGAGTTTTAGAAATATAGCCGATCTAAAAATGCATATTTTTGATACTTCATATATTTTCTTGTTATTTTTAAGTAGTTGATTATTTCTTAATGGAAACACTATCTTGTAGAAAAAAGTTTAAACTTGCTCTTTATAGAAACCAGTAAAAATTCAGAAAGATCATAGGGCAAAATAAGAGGATGAGTGAAATTGACGTGTCAACTTGATGCTATGATTAGAACGTGGTCCCCACCTTCCAGCTCAAAAAGAGAATCCAAATATCTTACCTGGCTATGATGACTAGGATGTGAGTGTTTACCATGTGAAGGATATTAAGTGACACTAGATAGTTAACTACTCTTATCTTCTATATATGGCACTCAACCCTAATAGATTTATTTTAAATAGTAATGGCATAATTGAGTGTGATGAGGGGGTTTTGTAAAATATAGTGTAAATGTGACAATTGTAATAATGTGATGACGTGATGAAGTTTGTAATGATGATGTGACGATGAAGTGAAATAGGATATGGATATTAATTTGATTAGTAGATATTTTAATTTCTTAATTCTTATTGGTCGAATAGAAGATCAGACAACTTTTTCTTCCCGTGATGCTCACCATCAAGCCACCAATTGTTTCCTCCATCACGCCGGATTAGTGACGTGATGGAGTCGTGATGCTCTCATCACCCACTATCACAGTAGCGTTAAAAATGATCTTACGGTAATATTTAATAAAAACGAAACTTATTAAGTATCACATTAGCACTACATATATAactaaaaactatctatcatatataacactatacatacttctaaatacaCACAAGCACACAAAAGTAATTAGAGGTGTACGTTCGGTCTGTTTACGATTTATGTTGTTTATTCGGTTTTCACGAATGTTTTTGAGCACCAATAACCAAATCAAATTTGACAAAATCAAACCAGTCCAATCAAATAAGAAATCATTTTACATTAACCAGTTTTGATTAAACTAAACTGAAACTCATAGATGAAAGTGTGTAGTGAGTGTTCTCATCCCAACCCGTTTTAACGAGTAAACAAGTTACTTATATAGTGAAACAACCTTCACAATTAGGGAACTGTTGAAATAATAAAATAGATAAGTGGATGGCTGGTGATTAGTTGTTGAAGGAGTTAAGTGTGAAAGTTGATCTACTCCAAAAACTTTCAGTGAGTCATGACCAATTCCACTTCAAGTTTGTCTCATAAGTATTTACCAATATGCCATGTTGTGTTGCTATAGATAGAGCatcattctgaaatgtcccgttcatattgattataaacgttccatattaattgatttcgtcgcgaaattttgacctctatatgagacgtttttcaaagactgcattcatttttaaaacaaccataacctttattttatcgataaaggtttaaaaagcattacgtagattatcaaataatgataatctaaaatataccgtttacacacgaccattacataatggtttacaataagaatatattacatcaaaaataagtttcttgaatgcagtttttacataatatcatacaagcatggactccaaatcttgtccttattttagtatgcaacagcggaagctcttaataatcacctgagaataaacatgcttaaaacgtcaacaaaaatgttggtgagttataggtttaacctatatattatcaaatcataataatagaccacaagatttcatatttcaatatacatcacatacatagagataaaattcattcatatggtgaacacctggtaaccgacattaacaagatgcatataagaatatccctatcattccgggaaatccttcggacgtgataaaaacgaattcgaagtactaaagcatccggtactttggatggggttcgttaggcccaatatatctatctttaggattcgcgtcaattagtagatcggtttactaattcttaggttaccaagcaaaaggggcatattcgatttcgatcattcacccatataatatagtttcaattacttgtgtctatttcgtaaaacatttataaaactgcatgtattctcatcccaaaatattagattttaaaagtgggactataactcactttcacagatttttacttcgtcgggaagtaagacttggccactggtcgattcacgaacctataacaaatatgtacatatatatcaaagtatgttcaaaatatatttacaacatttttaatacgttttaatgttttaagtttattaagtcagctgtcctcgttagtaacctacagctagttgtctacaattagatgtacagaaataaatcgatatatatattatcttgaatcaatccacgacccagtgtatacacgtctcaggctagatcacaactcaaagtatatatatttttagaatcaacctcaaccctgtatagctaactccaacattactgcatatagagtgtctatggttgttccaaataatatatatacatgggtcgatatgatatgtcaaaacatttgcatacgtgtctatggtatcccaagattacataatatattagaatacatgtataatacaatatgagttagttaggatatgattaatatagatttgttaccaattttcacgtagctacaacaagcaaaattatccaatcttgttttacccataacttcttcgttttaaatccgttttgagtgtttcaagttgctatggtttcatattgaacttaagtttatgaatctaaacagaaaaagtataagtttatagtcggaaatacaagtttcaagttgtttttgtaaaggtagtcatttcagtcgaaagaacgacgtctaaatgaccattttggaaaatatacttccactttgagtttaaccatgatttttggatatagtttcatgttcataaggaaaatcattttcccagaagaacaactttttaaactttatcatagtttttaattaactaacccaaaacagcccgcggtgttactacgacggcgtatatccggttttacggtgtttttcgtgttttccggttttaaatcattaagttagcatatcatatagatatagaacatgtgtttagttgattttaaaggtcaagttagaaggattaacttttatttgcgaacaagtttagaattaactaaactatgttctagtgattacatgttcaaatcttcgaataagatagttttatatgtatgaatcgaatgatgttatgaacatcattactacctcaagtttagtaggtaaacctactagaagtgacaagaaatgatctagcttcaaaggatcttggatggcttgaaagttcttgaagtagaatcatgacacgaaaacaagttcaagtaagattatcactcgaattaagatagttaatgttataggaactgaatcaaagtttgtatatgagtattaccttgatttataatgatatcttactataaacaacaaggatttcttgaggttggatgatcattttacaagattggaagtgagctagtaaacttggaagtattcttgattttatgaaactagaacttgtagaatttataaagaacacttagaacttggatatggaacttgagagagatcaattagatgaagaaaattgaagaatgaaagtgtttgtaggtgtttttggtcgttggtatatggattagatataaaggatatgtaattttgttttcatgtaaataagtcatgaatgattactaatatttttgtaattttatgagatatttcatgctagttgccaaatgatggttctcacatgtgttagttgactcacatgggctgctaagatctgatcattggagtgtatataccaatagtacatacatctaaaagctgtgtattgtacgagtacgaatacgggtgcatacgagtagaattgttgatgaaactgaatgcggatgtaattgtaagcatttttgttaagtagaagtattttgataagtgtcttgaattctttcaaaagtgtatgaatacatattaaaacactacatatatatacattttaactgagtcgttaagtcatcgttagtcgttacatgtaaatgttgacttgaaacctttaaattaacgatcttgataaatgttgttaactcaatgtttattatatctaatgagatgttaaattattatattatcatgatattatgctatataaatatatcttaatatgatatatatacatttaaatgtcgttacaacgataatcgttacatatatgtctcgtttcaaaatccttaagttagtagtcttgtttttacatatgtagttcattgttaatatacataatgatatgtttacttataatttatcatgattaaacatagtgtaacaatatcttaatatgattcatatgtaattagtaagacgttgttataacgataatcgttatatatatcgtttcgagtttcttaattcaata comes from Rutidosis leptorrhynchoides isolate AG116_Rl617_1_P2 chromosome 4, CSIRO_AGI_Rlap_v1, whole genome shotgun sequence and encodes:
- the LOC139843243 gene encoding probable indole-3-pyruvate monooxygenase YUCCA8 encodes the protein MFKFSEKNNFYGPRCVWVNGPVIVGAGPSGLAISACLKDQGIPFVVIERSDCIASLWQKRTYDRLKLHLPKKFCQLPKVPFPEEYPEYPTKKQFIAYLEDYAQRFDIKPQFNECVQSAKYDVACKLWRVKTVSTIGSVRSETEYICQMLVVATGENAEGVMPEIEGLEDFPGEVIHAKDYKSGAKYAGKNVLVVGCGNSGMEVSLDLSNHNAKPSMVIRSSVHVLPREMFGRSTFDLAMTLMAWLPLWIVDRLLLIFAWFIIGNIQNYGIKRPALGPLTLKNYHGKTPVLDIGALEKIRSGEITVVPGIKKFNGKTVELVNGDILNVDSVILATGYYSNVPFWLHEKEFFAENGFPKTPFPNGWKGKGGLYAAGFTRRGLAGASADALKISKDIGKEWKKELNQKKQKVPTHRRCISTF